One window of Thermus hydrothermalis genomic DNA carries:
- a CDS encoding type II secretion system F family protein, producing MRFLYEATDEKGERIYRGVLEAETPQGARRRLREMGLYPLRLERVRRPQKGRVPLPELVLFMEEFATLVGAGVSVTQALHTLSLESRHPLLKEAARGVRERVEGGEGLAQAMDQYPQVFPPLVRALVGAAEVGGALEVVLRRIAEYLDKSHDLREKVRTALLYPSFVVAVLVLVVAVLLLFVIPVFARLYGAAGAELPWPTRFLIGASFFVRQNGFWLLLFLVGLVYFLRAYHQTPGGARLIDGLLLRLPLVGPILHKAAMARFARTLATLYEGGVLITQALEATRNTLGNAALAEALDRVLERVVRGESLSAAMGREPLFLPILVRLALVGEEAGSLDQMLYQAAFHLEREVDYGVKRLSSSIEPALTVVLGGIMLVVALALYLPLFDLSRILRR from the coding sequence ATGCGCTTCCTGTACGAGGCCACGGACGAAAAGGGAGAACGGATCTACCGGGGGGTCCTCGAGGCGGAAACCCCCCAAGGGGCCAGGCGCCGCCTCCGGGAGATGGGCCTCTATCCCTTGCGTTTGGAGAGGGTAAGGCGCCCGCAGAAAGGGCGGGTACCCCTTCCCGAGCTCGTCCTCTTCATGGAGGAGTTCGCCACCCTGGTGGGGGCCGGGGTGTCCGTGACCCAGGCCCTGCACACCCTCTCCTTGGAAAGCCGGCACCCCCTCCTGAAGGAAGCGGCCCGAGGGGTGCGGGAGCGGGTGGAGGGGGGCGAGGGTCTGGCCCAGGCCATGGACCAGTACCCCCAGGTCTTCCCTCCCCTGGTGCGGGCCCTGGTGGGGGCGGCGGAGGTGGGCGGGGCCTTGGAGGTGGTGCTCAGGCGCATCGCCGAGTACCTGGACAAAAGCCACGACCTGCGGGAAAAGGTGCGCACCGCCCTCCTCTACCCCTCCTTCGTGGTGGCGGTCTTGGTCCTCGTGGTGGCGGTTCTGCTCCTTTTCGTCATCCCCGTCTTCGCCCGGCTTTACGGGGCAGCGGGGGCGGAGTTGCCCTGGCCCACCCGCTTCCTCATCGGCGCCTCCTTCTTCGTGCGGCAAAACGGGTTTTGGCTCCTCCTCTTCCTTGTGGGCCTGGTGTACTTCCTTAGGGCCTACCACCAGACCCCCGGGGGCGCCCGGCTCATAGACGGGCTTCTCCTCCGGCTTCCCCTGGTGGGGCCCATCCTGCACAAAGCGGCCATGGCCCGCTTCGCCCGGACCCTGGCCACGCTTTACGAGGGAGGCGTGCTCATCACCCAGGCCCTCGAGGCCACCCGCAACACCCTGGGCAACGCCGCCCTCGCCGAAGCCCTGGACCGGGTTCTGGAACGGGTGGTCCGGGGGGAGTCCCTTAGCGCTGCCATGGGGCGCGAACCCCTTTTCCTGCCCATCCTGGTACGCCTCGCCCTGGTGGGAGAGGAGGCGGGAAGCCTGGACCAGATGCTTTACCAAGCCGCCTTCCACCTGGAGCGGGAGGTGGACTATGGGGTCAAACGGCTCTCCTCCAGCATTGAGCCCGCCCTCACCGTGGTCTTAGGGGGTATAATGCTCGTGGTCGCCTTAGCGCTTTATCTTCCGCTCTTTGACCTCTCCCGGATCCTGCGCCGATGA
- the pilO gene encoding type 4a pilus biogenesis protein PilO, whose amino-acid sequence MKLPIWLWFFLPLAVLLWSANALFSTYRSYQRTKAEVVALEREVEALTQRLPQALAEAPLREEELPRLYQGLFRLAESQGLELHAMEPGEAESAGNVRAWRLHLKLQGPYPGVLGFLEVLPSLDQPLWVESYALEPAGERGERLALDLTLRILAP is encoded by the coding sequence ATGAAGCTTCCTATCTGGCTTTGGTTCTTCCTGCCCCTAGCGGTTCTCCTTTGGAGCGCCAACGCCCTTTTTTCTACCTACCGGAGCTACCAAAGGACCAAGGCGGAGGTGGTGGCCCTGGAAAGGGAGGTGGAGGCCCTCACCCAGCGCCTGCCCCAGGCTCTGGCCGAAGCCCCCCTACGGGAGGAGGAGCTTCCCCGGCTTTACCAAGGCCTTTTCCGCCTGGCGGAAAGCCAGGGGCTAGAGCTTCACGCCATGGAGCCTGGGGAAGCGGAAAGCGCCGGCAATGTCCGTGCCTGGCGGCTTCACCTTAAGCTCCAGGGTCCCTACCCTGGGGTTTTGGGCTTCCTGGAGGTCCTCCCCTCCCTGGACCAGCCCCTCTGGGTGGAAAGCTACGCCCTCGAGCCCGCCGGGGAACGGGGAGAGCGCCTCGCCCTAGACCTCACCCTCCGGATCCTGGCCCCCTAG
- a CDS encoding pseudouridine synthase — protein MKGERLDKLLARLGLGSRKEVAGLVRAGRVSVAGEVVRDPGFRVPQEAEVALDGKPLRVRRHHHVLLHKPRGYVTSRTEGPSVYALLRGFPLRDLSPVGRLDKDTEGLLLFTTDGELLHRLTHPRHKVEKRYLVHLLHPATPEDQKAFAEGLFLDGRRLLPAELFLGEDPRWVELVLREGRFHQVKRMFAARGNRVLYLKRLSMGPLALGDLPLGEARYLTAEEEEALYRAVGLGGQDPEGEV, from the coding sequence GTGAAGGGAGAGCGCTTGGACAAGCTCCTCGCCCGCCTGGGCCTTGGGAGCCGCAAGGAGGTGGCGGGGCTCGTGCGGGCGGGGCGGGTTTCCGTGGCGGGAGAAGTGGTGCGGGACCCTGGTTTCCGCGTGCCCCAGGAGGCGGAGGTGGCCCTGGACGGGAAGCCCCTTAGGGTGCGGCGCCACCACCACGTGCTCCTGCACAAGCCTAGGGGCTACGTGACGAGCCGTACCGAAGGGCCTTCGGTCTACGCCCTTTTGCGGGGCTTTCCCCTTAGGGACCTTTCCCCCGTGGGCCGGCTGGACAAGGACACCGAGGGGCTCCTCCTCTTCACCACGGACGGGGAACTCCTTCACCGCCTCACCCACCCCCGGCACAAGGTGGAAAAGCGCTACCTCGTCCACCTCCTCCACCCGGCCACCCCAGAGGACCAAAAAGCCTTCGCCGAGGGGCTCTTTCTGGATGGAAGGAGGCTTCTTCCCGCCGAGCTTTTCCTCGGGGAGGACCCCAGGTGGGTGGAGCTTGTCCTAAGGGAAGGGCGCTTCCACCAGGTGAAGCGGATGTTCGCCGCCCGGGGCAACCGGGTGCTCTACCTGAAGCGGCTATCCATGGGGCCTTTGGCCCTTGGGGATTTGCCTTTGGGAGAAGCTAGGTACCTCACGGCGGAAGAGGAGGAAGCCCTTTACCGGGCGGTGGGCCTAGGGGGCCAGGATCCGGAGGGTGAGGTCTAG
- a CDS encoding alanyl-tRNA editing protein, protein MRLYQLDSYATRFRAQVVRAWSDAKGHYAVLSETLFYPESGGQPADTGVLRGAFGEVRVLGAYEETKAFGDVVHVLAHPVPQGASVEGEIDWERRFRHMQRHTAQHILSQALLRAGNYHTIAVSLDSAVCTVDLEEELEEEKLRQAEALANLAVYADYPVEAFFVSEAELAQYPLRRPPKVQGQVRLVRIGDFDLAACGGTHLKTSAQAGPIKVLKWERYKGGSRVYFMAGWEALEDYHAKHALLARLALGFSTNPLEVEKPIQKLQEELYALKGENLTLKEALVEALLPRALEEGVLLVPAPVLGELAKKLLSWSDKTFLLLSPEGRFALLGPKRMEVLESLKALGAKGGGKEVVQGALPKEKVAEALDPKRVS, encoded by the coding sequence ATGAGGCTTTACCAGTTGGACAGCTACGCCACCCGTTTCCGCGCCCAGGTGGTGCGGGCCTGGAGCGACGCAAAGGGGCACTACGCCGTACTCTCGGAAACCCTCTTCTACCCCGAATCCGGGGGGCAGCCTGCGGACACCGGGGTCCTGCGGGGGGCGTTCGGCGAGGTGCGGGTCCTCGGCGCCTACGAGGAGACCAAGGCCTTTGGGGACGTGGTCCACGTCCTCGCCCACCCCGTGCCCCAAGGGGCCTCTGTGGAGGGGGAGATTGACTGGGAAAGGCGCTTCCGCCACATGCAGCGGCACACCGCCCAGCACATCCTCTCCCAGGCCCTCCTACGGGCCGGCAACTACCACACCATCGCCGTGAGCCTGGACTCGGCGGTGTGCACCGTGGACCTCGAGGAGGAACTGGAAGAGGAAAAGCTCCGCCAGGCGGAAGCCCTGGCCAACCTCGCCGTCTACGCCGATTACCCGGTGGAGGCCTTCTTCGTGAGCGAAGCGGAACTGGCCCAGTACCCCCTAAGGCGCCCCCCCAAGGTGCAGGGCCAGGTGCGCCTGGTGCGCATCGGGGACTTTGACCTCGCCGCCTGCGGGGGCACCCACCTAAAGACCAGCGCCCAAGCCGGGCCCATCAAGGTCCTGAAGTGGGAGCGGTACAAGGGGGGAAGCCGGGTCTACTTTATGGCGGGGTGGGAGGCCTTGGAGGACTACCACGCCAAGCACGCCCTCCTCGCCCGGCTCGCCCTCGGCTTCTCCACGAACCCCCTGGAGGTGGAGAAGCCCATCCAGAAACTCCAGGAAGAGCTTTATGCCCTAAAAGGGGAAAACCTAACCCTGAAGGAAGCCCTGGTGGAAGCCCTCCTCCCCAGAGCCCTGGAGGAAGGGGTGCTTTTGGTCCCGGCGCCCGTCCTCGGGGAGCTCGCCAAAAAGCTCCTTTCCTGGAGCGACAAGACCTTCCTCCTCCTCTCCCCCGAGGGCCGCTTCGCCCTCCTGGGCCCCAAGCGGATGGAGGTCCTGGAAAGCCTCAAGGCCCTGGGGGCCAAGGGCGGGGGCAAGGAGGTGGTCCAGGGGGCCCTGCCCAAGGAAAAAGTGGCGGAGGCCCTGGACCCCAAGCGGGTAAGCTAG
- a CDS encoding SDR family NAD(P)-dependent oxidoreductase translates to MGLFEGKGVLVTGGARGIGRAIVRAFAREGALVALCDLRPEGQEVAEEVGGFFVRADLAEERDRVRFVEEAEKALGRIDVLVNNAALSAPGSALTVKLPEWRRVLEVNLTAPMHLSALAARRMQRVGGGAIVNVASVQGLFAEQENAAYNASKGGLVNLTRSLALDLAPLNIRVNAVAPGAIATEAVLEAIALSEDPERTRRDWEDLHALRRLGRPEEVAEAVLFLASEKASFITGAILPVDGGMTASFLMAGRPV, encoded by the coding sequence ATGGGGCTATTTGAGGGGAAAGGCGTCCTGGTCACGGGGGGCGCCCGGGGGATTGGCCGGGCCATCGTCCGGGCCTTCGCCCGGGAAGGGGCCTTGGTGGCGCTATGCGACCTAAGGCCCGAGGGGCAGGAGGTGGCGGAGGAGGTAGGGGGGTTTTTCGTCCGGGCGGACCTGGCGGAGGAGAGGGACCGGGTGCGCTTCGTGGAGGAGGCGGAAAAGGCATTGGGCCGGATTGACGTCCTGGTCAACAACGCCGCCCTCTCCGCCCCCGGATCTGCCCTCACGGTGAAGCTTCCCGAGTGGCGCCGGGTTTTGGAGGTGAACCTCACCGCCCCCATGCACCTTTCCGCCCTGGCGGCCAGGAGGATGCAGCGGGTGGGGGGCGGGGCCATCGTGAACGTGGCCAGCGTCCAAGGGCTTTTCGCCGAGCAGGAAAACGCCGCCTACAACGCCTCCAAAGGGGGCCTCGTGAACCTCACCCGCTCCTTGGCCTTAGACCTCGCCCCCCTCAACATCCGGGTGAACGCCGTGGCCCCCGGGGCCATCGCCACGGAGGCGGTCCTCGAGGCCATCGCCCTCTCCGAGGACCCCGAAAGGACCCGGCGGGACTGGGAGGACCTCCACGCCCTCAGGCGGCTTGGCCGCCCGGAGGAGGTGGCGGAGGCGGTGCTCTTTCTGGCCTCGGAGAAGGCCAGCTTCATCACCGGGGCCATCCTCCCCGTGGACGGGGGGATGACGGCGAGCTTCCTGATGGCGGGCCGCCCCGTCTAG
- a CDS encoding acyl-CoA dehydrogenase family protein, which produces MTLTQEQRLVLDTVRKVAKEVLYPLAPEYDKEGKYPWPQLKALAELGLLGMTTPEAWGGVGLDSVTWALALEEIAAADPSVAVVLSVTSGLPQYMLLRFGTEAQKRRYLVPLARGEWIGAFCLTEPHAGSDAASLRTQARRVPGGYELWGVKSWITSAGQAHLYVVMARTEKGISAFLVEKDAQGLSFGPPEEKMGLHAAHTAEVRLEGVFVPEENRLGEEGRGLAYALAGLDSGRVGVAAQAVGIARGAYEIAKAYADEREQFGKKLREHQAIAFKIADMHVKIAAARALVLEAARKKDLGERFTLEASAAKLFASQVAVEVTREAVQVLGGYGYHRDYRVERYYRDAKVTEIYEGTSEIQRLVIARELYR; this is translated from the coding sequence ATGACCCTTACTCAGGAGCAAAGGCTCGTCTTGGACACGGTACGGAAGGTGGCCAAGGAGGTGCTTTACCCCCTGGCCCCGGAGTACGACAAGGAGGGGAAGTACCCTTGGCCGCAACTTAAGGCCCTGGCGGAGCTGGGCCTCCTCGGCATGACCACCCCGGAGGCCTGGGGCGGCGTGGGGCTAGACTCCGTCACCTGGGCCTTGGCCCTGGAGGAGATTGCCGCCGCCGACCCCAGCGTGGCGGTGGTCCTTTCCGTGACCAGCGGGCTTCCCCAGTACATGCTCCTCCGTTTCGGCACCGAGGCGCAAAAGCGGAGGTATTTGGTGCCCCTAGCCCGGGGGGAGTGGATCGGGGCCTTTTGCCTCACGGAGCCCCATGCGGGTTCGGACGCGGCGAGCCTCCGGACCCAGGCCCGCAGGGTGCCGGGGGGGTACGAGCTTTGGGGGGTGAAGAGCTGGATCACCTCCGCCGGCCAGGCCCACCTCTACGTGGTCATGGCCCGCACGGAGAAGGGCATCAGCGCCTTTTTGGTGGAGAAGGACGCCCAGGGGCTTTCCTTCGGCCCCCCGGAGGAGAAGATGGGCCTCCACGCCGCCCACACCGCCGAGGTCCGCCTGGAAGGGGTTTTCGTTCCCGAGGAGAACCGGCTGGGGGAGGAGGGGCGGGGCCTGGCCTACGCCTTGGCGGGGTTGGACTCGGGGCGGGTGGGGGTGGCGGCCCAGGCGGTGGGCATCGCCCGGGGCGCCTACGAGATCGCCAAGGCCTATGCGGACGAGCGGGAGCAGTTTGGCAAGAAGCTTAGGGAGCACCAGGCCATCGCCTTTAAGATTGCGGACATGCACGTGAAGATCGCCGCCGCCCGGGCCCTGGTGTTGGAGGCGGCGCGGAAGAAGGACCTAGGGGAGAGGTTCACCCTCGAGGCCAGCGCCGCCAAGCTCTTCGCCAGCCAGGTGGCGGTGGAGGTGACCCGGGAGGCGGTGCAGGTCCTGGGGGGCTACGGCTACCACCGGGACTACCGGGTGGAGCGCTACTACCGGGACGCCAAGGTCACGGAGATCTACGAGGGCACCTCGGAGATCCAACGCCTCGTCATCGCCCGGGAGCTTTACCGCTAG
- a CDS encoding UbiX family flavin prenyltransferase — protein MDLPRVVVGISGASGMPYALDLLEALQGLAEVHLVLSQGAKRVLWEEMGLNPKDLYPLASRVYKDGDLGAPIASGSFPTRGMVVVPCSATTLAKVAWGLADTLLTRAAYVHLKERRPLILVPRETPLPLPTLRAMVQAAEAGAVVLPASPGFYHRPKEIKDLLGFVTQRILDHLGLKAERAPRWGET, from the coding sequence ATGGACCTTCCCCGGGTGGTGGTGGGGATTTCGGGGGCAAGCGGCATGCCCTACGCCTTGGACCTCTTAGAAGCCCTCCAGGGCCTCGCCGAGGTGCACCTGGTGCTCTCCCAAGGGGCCAAGCGGGTCTTGTGGGAGGAGATGGGATTAAACCCCAAGGACCTTTACCCTCTGGCAAGCCGGGTATACAAGGACGGGGACCTGGGGGCCCCCATCGCCTCGGGCTCTTTTCCCACCCGGGGGATGGTGGTGGTGCCCTGCTCCGCCACCACCCTGGCCAAGGTGGCCTGGGGCCTCGCCGATACCCTCCTCACCCGGGCAGCCTACGTCCACCTCAAGGAAAGGAGGCCCCTCATCCTGGTGCCCCGGGAAACCCCCCTACCCCTGCCCACCCTGAGGGCCATGGTCCAGGCGGCCGAGGCGGGGGCGGTGGTCCTGCCGGCAAGCCCCGGCTTCTACCACCGGCCCAAGGAGATCAAGGACCTCCTGGGCTTCGTCACCCAGCGTATCCTGGACCACCTGGGCCTGAAGGCGGAGCGCGCCCCCCGCTGGGGCGAAACCTGA
- the rplL gene encoding 50S ribosomal protein L7/L12 codes for MALDIERIKEELSQATVLELKQLIDVLKEAWGVTAAAPVAVAAAPAQAAAAAPAEEKTEFDVILKDAGAKKLEVIKELRAITGLGLKEAKDLAEKGGPVKEGIPKAEAEEIKKKLEAVGAVVELK; via the coding sequence ATGGCTTTGGACATAGAACGCATCAAGGAAGAGCTTTCCCAGGCGACGGTTTTGGAACTCAAGCAGCTCATTGACGTCCTCAAGGAGGCTTGGGGCGTGACCGCTGCGGCCCCCGTGGCCGTGGCCGCGGCCCCTGCCCAGGCGGCGGCCGCTGCCCCCGCTGAGGAGAAGACCGAGTTTGACGTGATCCTCAAGGACGCCGGGGCCAAGAAGCTGGAGGTCATCAAGGAGCTTCGCGCCATCACCGGCTTGGGCCTCAAGGAGGCCAAGGACCTGGCGGAGAAGGGCGGCCCCGTCAAGGAGGGCATCCCCAAGGCCGAGGCGGAGGAGATCAAGAAGAAGCTCGAGGCCGTGGGCGCGGTGGTGGAGCTGAAGTAA
- the rplJ gene encoding 50S ribosomal protein L10, which yields MPNKRNVELLAALKESLEAARGSFFLVNYQGLSAKETHALRQALKEKGARLFVAKNTLIRIALEELGLPKLDGLQGPSAVVFYEDPVAAAKALVEFSKKNPKGIPEAKGGLLQGQVLSAKDVVALAELPTMDELRAELVGVLQAPLAELVGVLGGVARELVGILEAYAEKKAA from the coding sequence GTGCCAAACAAGCGCAACGTTGAGCTTCTTGCCGCCCTCAAGGAAAGCCTTGAGGCGGCCCGTGGCTCCTTCTTCCTGGTGAACTACCAGGGGCTTTCCGCCAAGGAAACCCACGCCCTGCGCCAGGCCCTGAAGGAGAAGGGGGCGCGGCTTTTTGTAGCCAAGAACACCCTGATCCGCATCGCCCTGGAGGAGCTTGGCCTGCCCAAACTGGACGGGCTTCAGGGCCCGAGCGCCGTGGTCTTCTACGAGGACCCGGTGGCGGCGGCCAAGGCCCTGGTGGAGTTCTCCAAGAAGAACCCCAAGGGCATCCCCGAGGCGAAGGGCGGCCTTCTGCAGGGCCAGGTGCTCTCGGCCAAGGACGTGGTGGCTCTGGCGGAGCTTCCCACCATGGACGAGCTCCGGGCGGAGCTTGTGGGCGTCCTGCAGGCGCCCCTGGCCGAGCTTGTGGGCGTCCTGGGGGGCGTGGCCCGGGAACTGGTAGGCATCTTGGAAGCGTACGCGGAGAAGAAGGCGGCGTAG